In Sphingobium sp. Z007, one DNA window encodes the following:
- a CDS encoding SCO family protein has translation MAGHAMNKDAARSILPSIALPFLTLLAACNMGPGGNASSGDSEQGELTGARIGAPFTLTNQDGKPTSWDDYKGQYRLVYFGYTYCPDVCPVDLQRIMQGFAQFEKAKPALAAKVQPMLISVDPQRDTPAVLKPYVAAFHPRLIGLTGTKEQIAKVAKDFVVIYNPEEGSGKAGGASDYLVSHSRTPYLFDGDGKPVALVPVDDPATADVDEGAPDKVLAFLEKWIK, from the coding sequence ATGGCTGGCCATGCCATGAACAAAGACGCCGCGCGCTCCATCCTGCCTTCCATCGCCCTGCCCTTCCTCACCCTGCTGGCTGCCTGCAATATGGGGCCAGGCGGGAACGCATCAAGCGGCGACAGCGAGCAGGGTGAATTGACCGGCGCACGGATCGGCGCGCCCTTCACCCTGACCAATCAGGACGGCAAGCCGACCAGTTGGGACGATTATAAGGGGCAGTATCGCCTGGTCTATTTCGGCTACACCTATTGCCCGGACGTTTGCCCGGTCGATCTGCAACGGATCATGCAGGGCTTTGCGCAGTTCGAGAAGGCCAAGCCGGCGCTGGCCGCGAAGGTGCAGCCGATGCTGATCAGTGTCGATCCGCAGCGCGACACGCCCGCGGTGCTGAAACCCTATGTCGCGGCCTTCCACCCGCGGTTGATCGGGCTGACGGGCACGAAGGAGCAGATCGCCAAGGTCGCCAAGGATTTCGTGGTGATCTACAATCCTGAAGAGGGGTCTGGAAAGGCTGGGGGTGCGAGTGACTATCTGGTCAGCCATAGCCGCACCCCCTATCTGTTCGACGGCGACGGCAAGCCGGTGGCGCTGGTGCCGGTGGACGATCCCGCCACGGCGGATGTGGATGAAGGCGCGCCGGACAAAGTGCTGGCCTTTCTGGAAAAATGGATCAAGTGA
- the coaE gene encoding dephospho-CoA kinase (Dephospho-CoA kinase (CoaE) performs the final step in coenzyme A biosynthesis.), whose amino-acid sequence MKVYGLTGSIGMGKSAVAAMLRRERVPVFDADAQVHILQGPGGALLPAIEARFPGTTGPKGVDRVKLGAAVFGHPQERRALEAIVHPAVQAARRLFLRRHRSRKFVVLDIPLLFETHGHRRLDGVIVVTAPAWKQRKRVLARPGMTASKFRQILRLQTPDAQKRRQADHIIHTGTTFTDTRAQVRRLVACLGAQTGR is encoded by the coding sequence ATGAAAGTCTATGGCCTGACCGGATCGATCGGCATGGGCAAGTCGGCGGTGGCGGCGATGCTGCGGCGCGAAAGGGTGCCGGTGTTCGACGCCGACGCGCAGGTGCATATTTTGCAGGGACCGGGCGGCGCGCTGCTGCCCGCGATTGAGGCGCGCTTTCCGGGCACCACTGGCCCAAAAGGCGTCGATCGGGTTAAGCTGGGCGCGGCGGTGTTCGGCCATCCGCAGGAGCGCCGGGCATTGGAGGCGATTGTTCATCCGGCGGTGCAGGCGGCGCGGCGGCTGTTCCTGCGCCGGCACCGGTCGCGCAAATTCGTGGTTCTCGACATTCCCTTATTGTTCGAAACCCATGGGCATAGGCGGCTGGACGGCGTCATCGTCGTCACGGCGCCAGCCTGGAAACAGCGCAAGCGCGTGCTGGCCCGACCCGGCATGACGGCGTCGAAATTCCGCCAGATTTTGCGCCTGCAAACCCCCGACGCGCAAAAGCGGCGGCAGGCGGACCATATCATCCACACCGGCACCACCTTTACCGACACCCGCGCGCAGGTGCGCCGTCTGGTCGCTTGCCTTGGCGCGCAGACAGGTCGATAA
- the dnaQ gene encoding DNA polymerase III subunit epsilon, with product MREIIFDTETTGFDPASGDRMVEIGCIELINRVPSGRTFHAYYNPQRDMPAAAEAVHGLSTHFLADKPLFHTGAADLLAFLEDSPLVAHNARFDFGFLNHELRRCGHAEVSLDRMIDTVAIARTLHPGAKHSLDALCTRYGIDRSHRVKHGALLDAELLAQLYIELTGGRQIGLGLAQEEDKEIVGVELTAGTVVRPVRPARIFTASAQELERHAAFIATLTRPLWLEEA from the coding sequence ATGCGCGAGATCATTTTCGATACCGAAACGACAGGATTTGATCCGGCATCCGGCGACAGGATGGTCGAGATCGGCTGCATCGAACTGATCAACCGGGTGCCATCCGGTCGCACTTTCCACGCTTATTATAATCCGCAGCGCGACATGCCCGCCGCCGCCGAAGCGGTGCATGGCCTCTCGACCCATTTCCTGGCGGACAAGCCTTTATTTCATACCGGCGCGGCCGACCTGCTCGCCTTTCTGGAGGACAGCCCGCTGGTCGCGCATAATGCGCGGTTCGACTTCGGCTTCCTGAACCATGAGTTGCGCCGGTGCGGCCACGCGGAAGTGTCGCTGGACCGGATGATCGACACGGTGGCGATCGCCCGTACGCTGCATCCCGGCGCCAAGCACAGCCTGGATGCGCTCTGCACCCGCTACGGCATCGATCGCAGCCATCGCGTCAAGCATGGCGCGCTGCTCGACGCCGAATTGCTGGCGCAACTCTATATCGAACTGACCGGCGGCCGTCAGATCGGCCTGGGTCTGGCACAGGAGGAGGATAAAGAGATCGTCGGGGTGGAACTGACGGCTGGCACCGTGGTTCGCCCTGTTCGTCCTGCGCGCATCTTCACAGCCAGCGCGCAGGAACTGGAGCGGCATGCGGCGTTCATCGCGACGCTGACCAGGCCGCTCTGGCTGGAGGAGGCATGA
- the hpf gene encoding ribosome hibernation-promoting factor, HPF/YfiA family, translating to MDIRISGHQVETGEALKSHVTDRLEAMAEKYFSRTISAQVTFRKAPHGAFHCDIVCHVMTGLILKGAGEAQEAHPAFDQASERIEKQLRRYMRRLKDRSSQAAAAEAQRTNGYSVDDIDGAGYTIFASNQEDEEEAADAPLIVAETRVDIPEASVSDAVMMLDLRNTNALLFLNAGTAAYNMVYRRHDGTIGWVEPRA from the coding sequence ATGGACATTCGCATTTCCGGGCATCAGGTCGAGACGGGTGAGGCGCTCAAAAGCCATGTCACCGACCGTTTGGAGGCCATGGCCGAGAAATATTTCTCCCGCACGATTTCCGCCCAGGTGACCTTTCGCAAGGCGCCCCATGGCGCATTCCACTGCGATATCGTGTGCCATGTCATGACCGGCCTGATCCTGAAAGGGGCCGGCGAAGCGCAGGAAGCGCACCCCGCCTTCGACCAGGCGTCCGAACGGATCGAAAAGCAGCTGCGCCGTTACATGCGCCGCCTCAAGGATCGCAGCAGCCAGGCCGCCGCCGCGGAAGCGCAGCGGACCAACGGCTATAGCGTCGATGATATCGACGGGGCCGGCTACACCATCTTCGCGAGCAATCAGGAGGATGAGGAAGAGGCCGCTGACGCGCCGCTGATCGTCGCGGAAACCCGCGTCGACATTCCCGAAGCCAGCGTGTCGGACGCGGTGATGATGCTGGACCTGCGCAACACCAATGCATTGCTGTTCCTCAACGCGGGCACCGCGGCCTATAATATGGTCTATCGCCGGCATGACGGCACGATTGGTTGGGTGGAGCCGCGCGCTTAA
- a CDS encoding ankyrin repeat domain-containing protein codes for MKTKLISTLLGSMALALLTPGPAQAQFSDSYNFLKAVKDKDGEKVTDLIQKPGSTVINSRDVSTGENALHIIVARRDATWLTFLLAKGANPNLTDNDGNTPLMDAVQGRFEEGVRTLLAYKAQVDKGNDSGETPLIRAVQLRDVGLVRLLVAQGANPEKRDTLAGMSARDYAKRDGRTPGLTEALDAAKPAAAPKGPVQGPVF; via the coding sequence ATGAAGACGAAGCTGATTTCCACATTGCTGGGTTCGATGGCGCTGGCGCTGCTGACGCCCGGCCCCGCACAGGCGCAATTTTCGGACAGTTATAATTTCCTGAAGGCGGTGAAGGACAAGGATGGTGAGAAGGTCACCGACCTGATCCAGAAGCCCGGCTCCACCGTCATCAACAGCCGTGACGTGTCCACCGGCGAAAATGCTCTGCACATCATCGTCGCCCGGCGTGATGCGACCTGGCTGACTTTCCTGCTGGCCAAAGGCGCCAATCCCAACCTGACCGACAATGACGGCAACACGCCGTTGATGGACGCGGTGCAGGGCCGGTTCGAGGAGGGCGTACGTACGCTGCTCGCCTACAAGGCGCAGGTCGATAAAGGAAATGACAGCGGCGAAACGCCGTTGATCCGCGCCGTGCAGCTGCGCGACGTCGGCCTGGTCCGCCTGCTGGTGGCGCAGGGCGCGAACCCCGAAAAGCGCGACACCCTCGCCGGCATGTCCGCGCGCGACTATGCCAAGCGCGACGGCCGCACGCCTGGCCTCACCGAAGCGCTCGACGCCGCCAAGCCCGCCGCCGCGCCCAAGGGTCCGGTGCAGGGTCCGGTGTTTTGA
- the pdeM gene encoding ligase-associated DNA damage response endonuclease PdeM yields the protein MVPLSFAGQAFMALPEAALYWPAQRALLVADLHFEKASWYARFGQFLPPHDSQATLDVIEALVARTGAQAVWSLGDSFHDAHGAARLDPRARDRLHALTLRLDWLWITGNHDVGVAAMPGGRRVAEAEVAGIWLRHEAEADDPAPEISGHFHPKLRLSLRGRHVSRRCFVGSATKLILPALGALTGGLDAGHGEIRRAVGPGAAALVPVADRLLRFPLS from the coding sequence ATGGTTCCCCTTTCGTTCGCAGGTCAGGCCTTCATGGCGCTGCCAGAGGCCGCGCTCTACTGGCCGGCGCAGCGCGCGCTGCTGGTTGCCGACCTGCATTTCGAAAAAGCGAGCTGGTACGCCCGCTTCGGCCAGTTCCTGCCCCCGCATGACAGCCAGGCGACGCTGGACGTGATTGAGGCGCTGGTCGCGCGCACGGGCGCGCAAGCGGTCTGGTCGCTGGGTGACAGCTTCCATGACGCTCATGGCGCCGCGCGGCTCGACCCGCGCGCGCGGGATCGGCTGCACGCGCTGACGCTGCGGCTGGACTGGCTGTGGATCACTGGCAATCATGATGTCGGCGTCGCCGCGATGCCGGGCGGACGACGGGTGGCTGAGGCGGAGGTCGCGGGCATATGGCTGCGGCATGAGGCGGAGGCGGACGATCCGGCTCCTGAGATATCGGGCCATTTCCACCCCAAGCTGCGCCTGTCGCTGCGCGGTCGGCATGTGTCGCGACGTTGCTTTGTGGGATCGGCGACCAAGCTGATTCTGCCGGCGCTCGGCGCGCTGACCGGGGGGCTGGATGCAGGCCATGGAGAGATTCGGCGTGCCGTGGGGCCGGGCGCCGCCGCTTTGGTGCCAGTCGCGGACCGATTGCTGCGCTTTCCCTTATCGTAA
- the aroE gene encoding shikimate dehydrogenase, with protein sequence MTDKLPYAEVIGDPIDHSKSPLIHNFWLNALDIEAEYKKTHVTPQGLSAYFLMRRSDPDWLGCNVTIPHKIAVMDYVDDPGGVRERIGAINTIASETGGPLIGTNTDAGGFLQPLLRDKWKGQSAVIVGSGGAARAILFALTSLGVADITIMARDLAKAQALLSRSGAKGRAIGLGDPLPAADLLVNSTSLGMIGQPVLDLDLAPLAEGATVYDIVYAPLDTGLLKAAKARGLKTLDGLEMLIGQAALAFDIFFDAQAPRDLDAELRALLLATD encoded by the coding sequence ATGACCGACAAGCTGCCCTATGCCGAAGTGATCGGTGATCCGATCGATCACAGCAAATCGCCCCTGATCCACAATTTCTGGCTGAACGCGCTGGACATCGAAGCGGAATATAAGAAGACCCATGTGACGCCACAGGGGTTGTCCGCCTATTTCCTGATGCGGCGGAGCGATCCCGATTGGCTGGGCTGCAACGTCACGATCCCGCACAAGATTGCGGTGATGGATTATGTCGATGATCCGGGCGGCGTGCGGGAACGGATCGGCGCGATCAACACCATCGCCAGCGAAACCGGCGGACCGCTGATCGGCACCAATACCGATGCGGGCGGCTTTCTCCAGCCATTGCTGCGCGACAAGTGGAAGGGGCAGAGCGCGGTAATCGTGGGATCGGGCGGCGCAGCGCGCGCGATCCTGTTTGCGCTCACCAGCCTGGGCGTGGCCGACATCACCATCATGGCGCGCGACCTGGCCAAGGCGCAGGCGTTGCTCAGCCGCAGCGGCGCGAAGGGGCGGGCGATCGGGCTGGGCGATCCCCTGCCTGCCGCCGATTTGCTGGTGAATTCGACCTCGCTGGGCATGATCGGCCAGCCGGTGCTGGACCTGGACCTCGCCCCGTTGGCGGAGGGCGCGACGGTCTATGACATCGTCTATGCCCCGCTCGACACCGGGCTGCTCAAAGCTGCGAAAGCGCGAGGCCTCAAGACACTCGATGGCCTGGAAATGCTGATCGGCCAAGCGGCGCTCGCCTTCGACATCTTTTTCGACGCACAGGCGCCGCGCGACCTGGACGCGGAATTGCGCGCATTGCTGCTCGCTACAGACTGA
- a CDS encoding nucleoside triphosphate pyrophosphatase, which translates to MIVLASQSASRKAMLAAAQVPFETLSPGVDEEAAKDALRADGLDARALADALAELKALKVSRRVPGALVLGCDQTLSIGDGEDRGQMIDKAVDQADAARILRLLSGRVHHLHSAAVIVLNGEPIWRQVERVRMTVRPLSDAFIASYLDADWEELRWCVGCYRIEGPGAQLFSKVEGSQFAIQGLPLLPLLDFLRVRGVLAA; encoded by the coding sequence ATGATCGTGCTGGCCTCCCAAAGCGCGAGCCGCAAGGCGATGCTGGCCGCGGCGCAGGTGCCGTTCGAAACCCTCTCGCCCGGCGTCGATGAGGAAGCCGCCAAGGACGCGCTGCGCGCCGACGGGTTGGACGCGCGTGCGCTGGCCGATGCGCTGGCGGAACTGAAGGCGCTCAAAGTGTCGCGCCGCGTGCCGGGCGCGCTGGTGTTGGGGTGCGATCAAACATTGAGCATCGGCGATGGCGAGGATCGCGGGCAGATGATCGACAAGGCGGTCGATCAGGCTGACGCCGCGCGCATTCTCCGCCTATTGTCGGGCCGGGTGCATCACCTCCACAGCGCGGCGGTAATCGTGCTGAACGGCGAGCCGATCTGGCGCCAGGTCGAGCGGGTGCGCATGACGGTACGGCCGCTGTCGGACGCCTTTATCGCATCCTATCTCGACGCGGACTGGGAAGAGCTGCGCTGGTGCGTGGGTTGCTATCGGATCGAAGGGCCGGGCGCACAACTGTTCAGCAAGGTCGAGGGCAGTCAGTTTGCGATTCAGGGGCTGCCGCTGCTGCCGCTGCTTGACTTTCTGCGCGTGCGCGGCGTTTTGGCGGCATGA
- a CDS encoding MmcB family DNA repair protein — translation MSSAPIDTCSPLTDGTALAVARGTLRLFFRHDMSGILEVPLPNGRRADIMAIDGAGRLTIVEIKCSRADLLGDMKWPDYFDYCDRFFWAVPAGFDLAPFESEALWPARTGLIVADQYDAELVRPAPVEPLAAARRKAETLRFARRAARRLTALSDPDHVSELGW, via the coding sequence ATGAGTAGCGCCCCGATTGACACCTGTTCGCCGCTGACTGACGGCACTGCCCTCGCGGTGGCGCGCGGCACGCTGCGGCTTTTCTTCCGCCACGACATGAGCGGGATATTGGAAGTGCCGTTGCCCAACGGACGGCGCGCCGACATCATGGCGATCGACGGCGCCGGGCGGCTGACCATTGTCGAGATCAAGTGTAGCCGGGCGGACCTGCTGGGCGACATGAAATGGCCAGACTATTTCGACTATTGTGACCGCTTTTTCTGGGCGGTGCCGGCGGGATTCGACCTGGCCCCGTTCGAGAGCGAGGCGCTGTGGCCGGCGCGCACCGGCCTGATCGTCGCGGATCAATATGATGCCGAACTGGTGCGCCCGGCCCCAGTGGAGCCGCTGGCGGCCGCGCGGCGCAAGGCGGAAACGCTCCGCTTTGCCCGCCGCGCCGCCCGGCGCTTGACGGCGCTCAGCGACCCGGATCATGTGTCGGAACTGGGCTGGTAG
- a CDS encoding SprT family zinc-dependent metalloprotease: MRAIGKIILSTANSDPDAAILVDGVAMPVLVRRSARARAYRLTIDSTRGALRLSLPASANLKKALGWAQNHEGWVRAQMAKQPAVTRLEHGAVFPLEGRDVTIHWVAGATRTIWLEGDRLLLGGAAESVGARVQRWLVNRAKAMLETESHAMAQDHGLIVSSVGVGDTRSRWGSCASSGAIRYSWRLILAPPEVRRATVAHELAHLLHMDHSPAFHAAHARIYGADPRPARAWLRAHGAGLHRYRG, encoded by the coding sequence ATGCGGGCGATTGGGAAAATCATCTTGTCGACCGCGAACTCTGATCCCGATGCGGCGATCCTGGTCGACGGCGTGGCGATGCCGGTGCTGGTGCGCCGGTCTGCGCGGGCGCGGGCCTATCGGCTGACGATCGACAGCACGCGCGGGGCGTTGCGTCTTTCGCTACCGGCAAGCGCGAACCTCAAAAAGGCGCTGGGCTGGGCGCAGAACCATGAAGGCTGGGTGCGCGCGCAAATGGCGAAGCAGCCCGCTGTCACCAGGCTGGAGCATGGTGCGGTCTTTCCGTTGGAGGGGCGCGACGTGACGATCCACTGGGTCGCGGGCGCGACCCGCACGATTTGGTTGGAGGGCGACCGGCTGCTGCTGGGTGGTGCCGCGGAATCGGTGGGCGCGCGGGTGCAGCGCTGGCTCGTCAATCGCGCCAAAGCAATGCTGGAGACGGAAAGTCATGCCATGGCGCAGGACCATGGCCTGATCGTCTCATCGGTCGGCGTCGGCGATACCCGCAGCCGCTGGGGCAGTTGCGCGTCGTCCGGGGCGATCCGCTATAGCTGGCGACTGATCCTGGCCCCGCCGGAGGTGCGCCGCGCCACGGTGGCGCATGAACTGGCGCATCTGCTGCACATGGATCACAGCCCTGCCTTTCACGCGGCCCATGCGCGCATTTACGGCGCGGACCCGCGTCCGGCGCGGGCATGGCTGCGGGCGCATGGCGCGGGCCTGCATCGCTATCGGGGTTAG
- a CDS encoding DUF1491 family protein, giving the protein MAPDARLTSAMLVGALRRRVAAAGGFATIIVKGDEISGVILVQTLEKGQESGLFERVSNFAGGHALMRCGPPVEEGPEALAQYVARRRRSDPDLWIIELDIPEAERFAAETLC; this is encoded by the coding sequence ATGGCGCCTGACGCCCGGCTCACCAGCGCGATGCTGGTGGGCGCGTTGCGGCGGCGGGTTGCTGCGGCCGGTGGTTTCGCCACGATCATCGTCAAAGGGGACGAAATCAGCGGGGTGATTCTGGTCCAGACGCTTGAAAAGGGACAGGAATCGGGGCTTTTCGAACGGGTGTCGAACTTTGCCGGGGGTCATGCGTTAATGCGTTGTGGTCCTCCGGTGGAAGAAGGGCCGGAAGCGCTCGCCCAATATGTGGCGCGCCGGCGCAGGTCCGACCCCGACCTGTGGATAATCGAACTCGACATCCCGGAAGCGGAACGGTTTGCCGCGGAAACACTCTGCTGA
- a CDS encoding cell wall hydrolase has protein sequence MSFRLKAAIAAAFALSAAAAVTASDMSIAGESIATATSLPQTFPQTSPTGAQSAVIFAAPREITQPLASANKADPDFSNPSDAQATSLAALVDAQGAPEELDGDMQCLAGAVYFESKGESLEGQLAVARVIINRARSGRFADSLCGVVYQPSQFSFVRGHAMPAVRADSRSWREAVAIAQIAMNDSWDSRAEGALFFHARRVSPGWGKAKLAMIDNHIFYR, from the coding sequence ATGAGTTTTCGTCTGAAAGCTGCGATCGCCGCAGCCTTTGCCCTGTCCGCCGCCGCCGCGGTCACGGCGTCCGACATGTCGATCGCAGGCGAATCGATCGCCACGGCCACCTCTCTCCCCCAGACGTTCCCGCAAACGTCCCCGACAGGCGCGCAGTCCGCCGTCATTTTCGCCGCGCCGCGTGAAATCACGCAGCCGCTGGCTTCGGCCAATAAAGCCGACCCCGATTTTTCCAACCCATCCGATGCGCAGGCAACCAGCCTCGCTGCTCTGGTCGACGCCCAAGGCGCGCCTGAGGAGCTGGACGGCGACATGCAGTGCCTGGCCGGAGCGGTCTATTTCGAATCCAAGGGCGAAAGCCTGGAAGGCCAGCTGGCCGTCGCGCGCGTGATCATCAACCGCGCCAGGTCCGGCCGCTTCGCCGACAGCCTGTGCGGCGTCGTCTATCAGCCCAGCCAGTTCAGCTTCGTGCGCGGCCACGCGATGCCGGCCGTGCGCGCCGACAGCCGCAGCTGGCGCGAAGCCGTCGCCATCGCGCAGATCGCGATGAACGATAGCTGGGACAGCCGCGCGGAAGGCGCGCTCTTCTTCCACGCCCGCCGCGTTTCGCCGGGCTGGGGCAAGGCCAAGCTGGCGATGATCGACAATCATATCTTCTATCGGTGA
- a CDS encoding rhodanese-related sulfurtransferase: protein MSATPPAYTVAALYCFARFPDPQVLAAELRARCAALGTCGTLILAGEGINGTVAGDAEAIAALVTHIRALPGCADVDVKYSWADAAPFARMKVKVKAEIVTLGVGNLDPASQAGTHLDPVDWNALIADPDTVVIDTRNAYEVAVGTFEGAIDPETRSFREFPGWFDAFAADLKAQGRAPKIAMFCTGGIRCEKSTALVKARGFDDVYHLKGGILRYLEEMPEAESRWQGDCYVFDERVAVGHGLKPGDYVTCKDCGLPYLRDGTHDCAGDASGVWPHRG, encoded by the coding sequence ATGTCCGCCACACCGCCCGCTTATACCGTCGCTGCGCTTTATTGTTTCGCCCGCTTTCCCGATCCGCAGGTGCTGGCCGCCGAACTGCGCGCGCGCTGCGCTGCGCTTGGAACCTGCGGCACGCTGATCCTGGCGGGGGAGGGCATCAATGGCACGGTGGCTGGCGACGCGGAGGCGATCGCCGCGCTAGTCACCCATATCCGCGCCCTGCCGGGCTGCGCCGATGTCGATGTCAAATATTCCTGGGCCGACGCGGCCCCCTTCGCCCGGATGAAAGTGAAGGTGAAGGCGGAAATCGTCACGCTGGGCGTGGGCAATCTCGACCCGGCGAGCCAGGCGGGCACCCATCTCGATCCTGTCGACTGGAACGCGCTGATCGCCGATCCCGACACGGTCGTCATCGACACGCGCAATGCCTATGAGGTGGCGGTCGGCACGTTCGAAGGCGCGATCGACCCCGAAACCCGGTCCTTCCGCGAATTTCCTGGCTGGTTCGACGCCTTCGCCGCCGACCTGAAAGCGCAGGGCCGGGCACCCAAGATCGCGATGTTCTGCACCGGCGGCATACGCTGCGAGAAATCCACCGCGCTGGTCAAGGCGCGCGGTTTCGATGACGTCTATCACCTCAAGGGCGGCATACTACGCTATCTGGAGGAAATGCCGGAGGCCGAGAGCCGCTGGCAGGGCGACTGCTATGTGTTCGATGAGCGGGTGGCGGTCGGCCATGGGCTGAAACCCGGCGACTATGTCACCTGCAAGGACTGTGGCCTGCCATATTTACGTGATGGCACGCATGATTGCGCCGGTGACGCGTCCGGTGTTTGGCCGCATAGAGGTTAG
- a CDS encoding YcgN family cysteine cluster protein produces the protein MDQVTPFWEKPLDKLDKAEWEALCDGCGKCCLHKAEDEETGRIYPTNVACRLLDRQSGQCSNYKDRHKFVPDCVRLTPTKVKQIGWLPRTCAYRLREEGLPLPDWHYLICGDREAVHRAKESVRGWTIAEADAGDWENHLVDREL, from the coding sequence ATGGATCAAGTGACGCCCTTCTGGGAAAAACCGCTCGACAAGCTCGACAAGGCCGAGTGGGAAGCGCTGTGCGACGGCTGCGGCAAATGCTGCCTGCACAAGGCGGAGGATGAGGAGACGGGGCGGATCTATCCCACCAATGTCGCCTGCCGCCTGCTTGATCGGCAGAGCGGGCAATGCAGCAATTACAAGGACCGGCATAAGTTCGTCCCCGATTGCGTGCGGCTGACCCCGACCAAGGTGAAGCAGATCGGCTGGCTACCCAGAACTTGCGCCTATCGGCTGCGCGAAGAGGGATTGCCGCTGCCCGATTGGCATTATCTGATCTGCGGCGACCGCGAAGCGGTGCATCGCGCCAAGGAATCGGTGCGCGGCTGGACCATTGCGGAGGCCGATGCGGGCGATTGGGAAAATCATCTTGTCGACCGCGAACTCTGA
- a CDS encoding PaaI family thioesterase: MHCWRAARRVTLPEPASGASGETAHFRALENLYRSAPINRLFRSELTISEAGRSVIDFDVDESQFHAAGAVHGTVYFKMLDDAAFYAANSLVSDRFLLTTAFNLLFTRPIAPGRIRAEGRWISGKRRVYVAEASLIDADGEEVGRGTGTFMRSQFPLSSLPGYGA, from the coding sequence ATGCACTGCTGGCGGGCGGCGAGGCGCGTGACGCTGCCTGAGCCAGCGTCTGGCGCGAGCGGCGAGACCGCACATTTTCGCGCGCTGGAAAATCTTTACCGCTCTGCGCCGATCAACCGGCTGTTCCGGTCGGAGCTGACGATCAGCGAAGCGGGCCGGTCCGTGATCGACTTCGATGTCGATGAAAGCCAATTCCACGCCGCCGGCGCGGTCCATGGCACGGTCTATTTCAAGATGCTGGACGATGCGGCCTTCTACGCCGCCAACAGCCTGGTCAGCGACCGTTTCCTGCTGACCACCGCCTTCAACCTGCTCTTCACCCGGCCGATCGCGCCGGGCCGGATTCGCGCGGAAGGTCGCTGGATCAGCGGCAAGCGCCGGGTCTATGTCGCCGAAGCAAGCCTGATCGATGCGGACGGCGAAGAGGTTGGGCGTGGCACCGGCACCTTCATGCGATCGCAATTTCCGCTCTCTTCGCTGCCGGGCTATGGCGCCTGA
- a CDS encoding PTS sugar transporter subunit IIA, which yields MVHFNDIVSPEALATGLSANGKKQLFQKIATLAACAYDLDADEVGDALFERERLGSTGFGGGVAIPHAKIAGLTKMCGVVVLLDPAVPFDAVDEAPVDVVFALLSPVDSGAEHLKTLARVSRYLRDEGQVTRLRGAQSTGALHALLAGGEARDAA from the coding sequence ATGGTTCACTTCAACGACATCGTTTCGCCCGAAGCGCTCGCCACGGGCCTGTCGGCCAACGGCAAGAAGCAATTATTCCAGAAGATCGCCACGCTGGCCGCCTGCGCCTATGATCTGGACGCAGACGAGGTTGGCGACGCCCTGTTCGAGCGCGAGCGGCTGGGATCGACCGGCTTTGGCGGCGGCGTCGCCATTCCCCATGCCAAGATTGCGGGCCTGACCAAGATGTGCGGCGTGGTCGTGCTGCTCGATCCGGCGGTGCCGTTCGATGCGGTGGACGAAGCGCCGGTCGATGTGGTCTTCGCCCTGCTGTCCCCGGTCGACAGCGGCGCCGAGCATTTGAAGACGCTGGCGCGGGTATCGCGCTATCTGCGCGACGAAGGGCAGGTCACCCGGCTGCGCGGCGCACAATCGACCGGCGCGCTCCATGCACTGCTGGCGGGCGGCGAGGCGCGTGACGCTGCCTGA